Genomic DNA from Paenibacillus sp. KS-LC4:
TGTTCTCCTCGCAGCTCAAACGGCAATGCTTCCCAGGCTTCCAGCACCATTGGCAGCGTGAGCCCAAGGCTTCTGAGACGCTCTCCTTCACCAAATACAGTCTCAGGCGTCCCCTCCAATATACAGCAGCCCTCATGCATAATAAAAATCCAGTCCGCCCAAGCATAGGCCATATTCATGTCATGCGTTGCCATAATCGGCGTTATGCCGCTGGCATGAATACGATCAAGCTCAGCTACCAGCCGCTGCTCCGATATCGGATCGAGATAAGCAGCCGGCTCATCAAGCAGCACCAGCTCCGGCTCAAGCGCCAACACGCCGGCAAGAGCGACGCGCTTCTTTTGTCCAAGGCTGAGATGATGCAGCGGCTTATGCGCCAGCTCCTGCAAGTTCAGCTGCTGGACGATACGCCCCGTACGCCTGTTTATTTCCTCTTCATGAAGCCCCGCATTGCGCAGCCCATAGGAAATATCCTCATAAGCGGTATTCAGGATGAGCTGATGCTCTGGGTCCTGAAAAACAAGACCAACACGCCGTCTCAAGCTGGCAAGCTCTCTGGGCTTGTAAGAAAGCGGCTCGCCGCGCCAGCTGACAAAACCGGATTGCGGACGATTAATGCCAATAAGCTGCAAAAAAAGCGTCGACTTTCCCGAGCCATTATGCCCGCACAACGCTATCTTCTTGTTCGCAGGAATGCGCAGCTTTAGCTCGTTTAAAGCGGCCTTGTCCGTTCCGGGGTAAGTATAGCTTACACTATTCATTTCCATGATTGTTGATGCCTGATCGTTGCCTGCCAGCTTATTCACCTCCATTCCGAAGCCATAGCTCTACTGCCAGTAAAAGGGTTAAGCCCAGCCCAGCTTCCGCCCAATATCGGAGGCGAACCGTCCGCTTTGCAGCAGGCGCAAGGCGGATCTCATTCGTGAAGCCTCTCGCCATCAGTCCGTTCGATAGCCCCTTATAGCGATGCATCGTCTTGACGAACAGCCTCACGGCAATAGCTGCCGTACCTTGCAGCTTGCCCTTGAAGCTGTTTTGGCCGCCGCGCGCGCGCTGTGCGATCAGCATAGCGCCCGCCGTATCCAGCAGCAGAAAGATGAAGCGATACATAATGATCATGAGCTCCAGTACAATTTGCGGCATTTTCAACCGCTTCAGCACCTGCAGCAGCTCGGGAAACGGGGTCGTCAGGGTGATGAAAAACAGGCAAGCCAAGCAAGCAAGAATACGCGTGAAAATATGTCCGGCCATCCCTAAGGATGCCTCCGGCACATACAGACTGATCGGCTCCCATGAAGCGAGCACCCAGCCTGTATTCTCAGCTGCCAGCCCTCCTGCTGCGCTGCCGCTGTTACCGCTGCTAGTGAATTCAATAAGCAGCGCTGGTAAGCTGAGAACGAACAGCAGGCAAGAGGAGAAAAGCATCACCATATAAAGCTTGGCGGGCACCCTTGCATAGCCAACCGTCCACAGCATAAGCCATCCAAAAATAGCCAGCTGCACGATCGGATGAGCAAGATAGGCAAGCAGCAGCAGCAGGGCTGCAAGTCCGCATTTCCAAAAGGCGGATAAATCCCGCAGCCGATTGGAATAAGAAATCGTATCCAGCCATTTCATCATTGCTGCTTTGTTTTCTCCGACTTCCCTTTAAATAGGCCAATCACATAGCCGATAATGCCAGCGCCTATCGCAGCTTGCAGCGCGAACAGCATGCTTTCTGTTTCTCCCGGCACCTCTGTCAGCGGAGACGCCCATGGCTCATAATGGGGCGCAATCGTCTGGATCATTTCCTCCGCTGCCCCATCCGCGCCGCCGAACTCGGCATTAATGAAGATTAATGGCGCAACGGCAAGTAAAATAACAATGGCTAAAATCCAAATATTTTTGGCACTGCGGCTCATTATACGCGTTCCCCTTTCATTCTCCGCTTCAAAATAGACAGCTCGTCCGTATTAAAAGATTGCAGCCAGTTCCAAATCAATACCGTCAGCAAGCCTTCACTAACAGCAAGTGGAATTTGGGTAATCGCAAAAATACCGCCAAATTTCATAAAGGACGCGATAATGCCGCCTTCGACAGCCGGAAAAGCAACTGCGAGCTGAATGGAAGTGACGATAT
This window encodes:
- a CDS encoding ABC transporter ATP-binding protein translates to MEVNKLAGNDQASTIMEMNSVSYTYPGTDKAALNELKLRIPANKKIALCGHNGSGKSTLFLQLIGINRPQSGFVSWRGEPLSYKPRELASLRRRVGLVFQDPEHQLILNTAYEDISYGLRNAGLHEEEINRRTGRIVQQLNLQELAHKPLHHLSLGQKKRVALAGVLALEPELVLLDEPAAYLDPISEQRLVAELDRIHASGITPIMATHDMNMAYAWADWIFIMHEGCCILEGTPETVFGEGERLRSLGLTLPMVLEAWEALPFELRGEQQAPRTLAQFKEAVKSNRY
- the cbiQ gene encoding cobalt ECF transporter T component CbiQ; this translates as MMKWLDTISYSNRLRDLSAFWKCGLAALLLLLAYLAHPIVQLAIFGWLMLWTVGYARVPAKLYMVMLFSSCLLFVLSLPALLIEFTSSGNSGSAAGGLAAENTGWVLASWEPISLYVPEASLGMAGHIFTRILACLACLFFITLTTPFPELLQVLKRLKMPQIVLELMIIMYRFIFLLLDTAGAMLIAQRARGGQNSFKGKLQGTAAIAVRLFVKTMHRYKGLSNGLMARGFTNEIRLAPAAKRTVRLRYWAEAGLGLTLLLAVELWLRNGGE
- a CDS encoding energy-coupling factor ABC transporter substrate-binding protein, with protein sequence MSRSAKNIWILAIVILLAVAPLIFINAEFGGADGAAEEMIQTIAPHYEPWASPLTEVPGETESMLFALQAAIGAGIIGYVIGLFKGKSEKTKQQ